Below is a genomic region from candidate division KSB1 bacterium.
GGAACAGCTGATCTTGTTTTGCTCGATTTCATGATGCCCGAGCAGGACGGCTACTCCGTTTTCAAGGATTTCATGACGCGAGACGAATATCGCCATGTCCGCCACGTGCCGGTGGTGATGCTTACGGCTTATAACGACCAGGAGCGCAAGCGCGCGATGATCGAGATGGGTTTGAAGATGTACCTTGTCAAGCCTTTCGGCGGTCAGGAATTGATCAAGGTCATTGAGAATGTCTGCGCCACCACCCAAGCCGATCAGCGCCTGCGCGAACAGGTCGAGATGGCGAACGAAGAAGCCTTGTTATTGCGCTCGTTGTTGCGCGACACTTACACGTTCGATAACATCGTCGGCACCAATCCGCAGATGAAGGAAATTTTCGAGAAGGTGATGAAGGTGGCGCGCACCGAGGCCAACATTCTGATCTACGGCGAAAGCGGCACTGGCAAGGAATTGATTGCGCGCAGCATTCATGCGCACAGCGGCCGCTCCAAAGGCCCGTTCGTGCCGGTGGATTGCGTCGCGCTGCCGGGAAATTTGCTGGAAAGCGAGCTGTTTGGTTACGAGAGGGGCGCGTTCACCGGTGCCGTCAATTCGAAGCGCGGCTTGCTCGAGCTTGCCAACGACGGCACATTTTTTCTCGATGAAATCAGCGAATTGAATCTGGATTTGCAGGCGAAACTGTTGCGGGTTTTGCAGGAGCGCCAATTCCGCCGTATTGGGGGCAAGGATTTGATCAGCGTCAACATTCGGGTGATTTCCGCCACCAATCGGGATCCGGGTGTGGCGGTCAAGGAAAAAATCTTGCGGCACGATTTGTATTATCGTCTCAATGTGATTCCGATTCATTTGCCGCCGTTGCGCGAGCGTCGTGACGATATTCCCCTGCTGGCACAATTTTTTCTGCGCAAGTTTGCCGGCGAAAGCGAAAAGCCCACCATGCGGTTCAGCGAGGAGGCCATGAAACGGCTGGTTCGTCATGCGTGGCCGGGCAATGTTCGGGAGTTGCAAAACGTCGTCGAGCGCATGGTGTCGCTGGCGAGTGGCCGGGTGATGGGCGTCGAGGATTTGCCGGACTATCTGCGCGAGGAGCCGGAGCCGGCCGCCAACGGCATGATCATTCCGACCGATTTGACGCTGCGCGAGGCGCGTCAGCATTGGATGGAAGCGTTTGAGAAAAAATATTTGATCGAGTTGATCAACAAATATAATGGCAACATCAGCCGCGTCGCCCGCAAAGCCGGCGTGCATCGGATGACGATCTATCGCATGCTCAAACAGTACAACATCACGCTGCGCACCGCCATTGAAAAAACTTGACGCGACGTCGTCCGTCCGGACGATGCTGTTGGCTGGGAATTTCGAGTCGATCATCATACAGCTCGTCCGGGCGGACTTGTCCGATGGATGTTATCAGGCAACAAATGTCGCATTGTGGTTACAGTCTTTATGTTGTTGGGTTTTCATAGATTGCGTTCGCGGTTGTGATTTCTGTCTCAGGGTTTGAGCGTTTTCCGGCTCGCTGTTCTTGATTTTGGCTGCATCTTCGAAAAAAAATTTTAAATACACCGATTTCGTGCGGGAAATACTTCTGGCACGAAGACGCTTTTCTGCGCTCACGGCACGGTTTTAGCTTGTACGTGAGTTGAGGATAACTCAGTTAACCAGGTATGGTAAACTCATTCTTCGGAAGATCGATTCAACGGACGAATTGATCGGAGGAAGAGACTTCATCGACTACGGAGGGCCGTATGTGGTCAAATCGTTCTTTTAACTCGACGCAAGAAACGTCGCCATTCTCTCATTCCGCCGCCATGCCGGCGCCGTCGTTTGGCTACGACGCGGCATTGACAAAAGATGATCGCGATAACTTCAAAGAGGAAGTGATCAAAGACATCTTGTGCCAGATCGATTATCGCGCCGCTTGGCGTCAGGGTATCGTCGATTTGTGTTACGACGAACTGGCGGAGGAAATGCGCCGGCTATCGACCCGCGCGCTGGTCGCCTGGTATGAGGCCTTTTTGTACATCCGCAGCGAGCTGATGTTTTCCGGCTACGAGCTGAACGGCTTCAAAATCCTCGACCGACCGTATGACGCCATTCGCAAGCTGATCGAGACCGACCCGAATTTCGATATCAAGCAATACATTTTCTAATCGGCTTGCCAAGCTTCTGCACCTTCATTGGCGTTGGATTCGTTCAGGGCAAAACGCCAGCAGTTCTGAAACGCGTTTAAATTTCGGTTGATACCTCCTCAATGGAAACGTGAGGGCTTCCATGAACTGTGCCGCCTTCATGGCGATGATGGGGCAAAGGGGAAAGTTGACGATGGTGCGGAACATTGTCCCAGCGGATGATCAAGTGATTTTGTGCATCCTGCCAATGGCAGGAGTATTTGTTGCTTCCCGCCACGGCTGATTCGTTTATATGGAGGGTTGAACCATCCAACAGGTCTGCACGGTATTTCAAGTATTTTACAATAGCTTCATCAATCAAATCAATGACCTGTACTTGATTGACTGCCGGGCTGTGTCGCAACGCATTTACGATATCAAGCATGCCCGCAGTTCCTCATAACGAGCCTTCCAGTCTTGTGAAGCTGCGTCAAACGCTTCCCAGGCAATCAAATCATCCCATTCTGTGAACGATTCACCATTTGCTTCCTCAACGCTTTTTTTGAAAGTCGCATAATCACAGCCATATTTCGTTGCGAAGCTGCGCGCACGGCTGGCGAAGTATTCATATTTGGTTGTTGCATGAGCAAACAACAACGCCAGTAACTCATTCTCTTCGAGCCAATCGGGTGCATTTATCGTTCTCTGCGCAACCATGGCTTTGCTCCATTGATCAGTTGATTTTGGTTTACATTAGCGTTGCGCTGAAGTATAAAAAAAATCCAACTGCTAAATCAAGAACCCCATAAAAAAAACATCGTCAAAAACTTTTTGTAGTAATATTGAATGAGATCAATTGCCCTGATATTCCACGCGCTAACAATTTGTTGCTGCAATGCAACTTTCAAATCGTCATCCAAAAGCAGGCCAGGCCGTCACATTTTAGTTACAAATAGGTATTGACTATTTAGCAGAAGCTTTGTATATTTTTTTACTCTTGCATTTTCTCCCAATCATGGAAGATGGGGCAGGTCCGGGTAGGCTTCGGAGAAGATGCGCTGCGCGAAAGAGCAAGAGGAGATCTTGACTCTCCTTCCTATTTTTATTGCCTATTTTGGCGGCCATCCTTCAATGGGACGCCGTCAAAAAAAAGCAACACCTCACTTACGATCTCCGGAATCTATCGAGCCGCCGTTGCCTGGCTCGAAACCGTGTTCAGCTCAAGGATGGAAGCTTGAAAAAGTTTATCGAATTTATCTTCAGTCTGGCGGCGATACCTTTTCTGATACCATGGTACATATCAGAAAAAATTTTTGAGTATTTGGTGCAGCCGCTGGTTTTCCGCAAGTACCGCATCGAGATCGGGAAGCGGAAGAGGATCATTTCGCGGCTTCTGGCAGCGGCGCTGCCGGTTTTGCTTCTTGTCTACCTGGCCAAAATCTCTTATGCCTTCTATCTGAGCAAAGGCACATTCAGCGTCGCCGCGCAGCATGGCGTTGATTTGCTGATCACGATCTACAACGATTTTGCCAGGCTGCTGCTGAAACTTTTGACGCCGCTCAACACCGTCCTGATTTTCCGACAGGGCGGCGAGGTGAGCTGGCCGGTGCTCATCTTTTCATTTTACGTTTTACTGCTGCCGCTGCTTTTCGTTTCCAATATCGGCTTCCGCTGGTTTACCACGACGCGTTCGCTGCGACAGGCCGTCAAGCTGCGCAATCAAGCCATTCGCGACGTTAACATCGTGCGTTTCGCCGAGATCGCCAAGGACGACGAGATTTTTTTCGGCATTGACATCAACCGCAACGGCGCGCCGTTTTTTGCGAAAACGAAATGGCTGCAAGGGCACGTGCAGGTGATCGGCTCGCCCGGCAGCGGCAAAACCGAGAGCATCATTCAGCCGTTGTGGTTTCAATCCGTCCGGCGTAACGTGCCGACGATCGTGCTGGACGGCAAGGCCTCCGGGCAGAATATCGACAAGCTTTATACGATTGCCAGTTCGCTGGCGCAGGGACACGAGATCATCTATTTCAATCCTGCTGATCCCGACCGTTCGGCCACTTACAATCCGCTGCGCCGGGGCACGGCGGCAGAAATTAAAAATCGAATTCTGGCCGGCTTGTGTGTCACACAAATTTCCGCCGCCACGCGCGAGCGTCTGGATTATTATCTCAATCTGGCGCTGCGGGCGATCAAGGAAACCGGCACGGTTTTGACGCTGCACGAGCTGGCGCAATATTTTTTGTCGAAAACTCATGTGCACGGCCAGCTTCACAACATCAACGATCGCTACGTGCACGACGGCCTGTCGGATTGGCTGAAAAATTACCCGGCTTTTCAAACCGAAACCGCGCTCTTTGCCGAATTGCTGCGCGAGATCGATCAATCGGAATATGCCTGGCTGCTCGACACCAACGAGCCGGAACTGGATATTCTGGAGGTTTACAAGCAGAGACGCGACTGCTATTTCACGCTGCCGATCGGCCCCGGTGACACGGCCATGAATTTTCTCGGCCAGCTTATCCTCGGCGATATTCTGGCGACGTTTCATCATCTCGGCATGCAGGGCAACGGCGCGAATATAAAAACCGGCGAAGGCTTGCTGGTGATCGATGAATTGGTTAAATTTATCAATCCGCAGTTCATCGAGTTGCTGCGCGCCAGCCGGAATATCGGCGTGAGTGTTTGTTACACGGATCAATCGTTGGCGGAATTGGAAAATCCGAATCTGCAACTGAGCAGGACCTTTGTCGAGCAGCTTGCCGATCATACCAACGTGATGTTTTGTTTTCATCTCGGCAGCTCGGAGAGCATCGATGCCATTTTGAATCGCATCGGCCCGGAGCGGAAAATCGAAGAAGCGGGCACGCCGCCCGATAAAGCCGGAAAAAAAGGCGGGACGAAAACGACAAAAGAAATCGTGATCGATCCGAAATTTCTCCGGCATCTCGAGGTTGGCCGCTGCATCGCCTTCGTGCGCCAGCCACGCGTGCTGGGCATTTTGAAAACCGGCTATTTCAAATTCGACAAGCTGCTGCCGTACGCACGGCGGGAGCTTGAAAACAAACCTGCGCGTTCCTGAAACCCTCATCATCATTTTCACGGAGGAAAATATGCAAACCATTTTTCAATCGCTCAACAACATCATTAACGCGGTGGTCTTGATCGCCTCATTGATTCTCGTCATTGCGCTGATCAACGCCGGCCTCAACATGGCGAGCGCCGACGGCGGCCGGCAGGAGAAAGCCAAAAAACAAATCATCGGCATCGTCATCGCCGCCATTCTCATTTTTGGCGCGAAGTTCATCGTGCCGGCGATCATCAACCTCGTGCCCGGCGCCACCGGCGTGTCGTTTTAGGTTCGCAGTTACGCCTTTGGGCCTGAGGCATGGCACTCAGACGAATATGAACATCGATCCCTGAAGGGATTACTACGAGCATCCATGATGGAAGAAAAATGCTATCGCGACTTGCAGAGCCGCGGCGAGATTGCCGGCGTCGGCCTCTTCGCCCTGTTCGCGCTGCTCGCCGTGCCGATTCTGCTCTTTCCGGTTTTCACCCTGCTCGATGTGAGCTTTTTTTACATTCTCGTGCTCGACTTGATTTTGTTTTTCTTGTTCCGGCTGGGCAATCGTGTTTCGCCCTTCGAGCACGGCTTGATCTCGTATGTCTGTTTCAATTTTATCTGGCCGCGAAGATTGTCGGCGTATAAGTTGGAGGAGAAGGATTATTTGGTGAAACAGAAATAGCTTCTCACTAAAATAAATGGTTTTGACTGGCGCGATTTAATCTTGTCGTAATTTGTTCAAGACTTTTATGTCCTACACCAAACTAACCGAACGCACCGCATACCAAGATCGCCCGGCGCTGGCGAAGGCGCTGCCGTATTTGGATCTGCTCGACGATTTCGTCATCAAGAAAAACGGCAACTTCGTCGCCGGGTTCGAGATTTTGCCGCTCGACAACATGGGGATGTCGGCGGACGATTATCTCGCGCTCAGCACGCGCTTGGAAAACGTGTTGAACCAGGTGTCCGAGGGCGTCAATCTGCAATTCCTCTACGAGTTCGAGTATTATCCTTATAAAAACGATTTCGTTTATACCGACGACCACGTTTTGGATTTCTTCAAATTTCGCCGGCATCAATATTATTCGTTTTACAAGTACCTCACCTGCCGGATGCATCTCTTCGTGGATTTCGACGCCGGCCACTCGCTCCGCATGCCGTACAATATCTTGATGAACGCCACGACGGTCACGCAACGGCTTCGACAGGAACACGAAAAGCTCGTCATCGAAAAAAACAACGATCTCAAAACCCTCAAAGCCAATTTTGAGAATACCGGCGTGGGCTTGCGGCGATTGAAAAACGCCGAGCTGGCGGAGGTGCTGCATAAATCGATCAACTTGACTGCCGAGGCTTTTAACGGACAGTTGACCGGCAAAGCCATCAACAACGAATTGGCAAGCAAGGATTATCAAGTCGAAAAAGGTTATTTGAAAATCGGCCATCAATACGTCGCGTGCCTCTCGCTCAGCCTGTTGCCGGAGGTGACGCGGCCGCATTCGAGCTTCAACGGCATTCCGCTGCCGTATATTTTTCCGCTGCTGCACAATCTGCCGTTTCCGCATCGCGTCGTGTTGTCGACGCAGAATATGAATATGGATCAGGAAACTGCCCGGCTTTCGCGGCAATTGAATTTCACGCGCTTCATCATGGGTTTTTCACGCAACCGCGAAGGCCGCAAGAGCGAAGTGAAATACCGCCAGCTCAACGAGCTGCTGGATGAAATTTATCATCAGCACAAAAAGCTCGCGAGCCTCAGCCTGAATGTGATCATTTACGACACCGACATCGAACGGCTCAATCAGAAAATCAATCACGCGAATCTAGCCTTTAGCGCAATTGACAAGTCGCAGGCGGTTTTGGAAACGCTCGACGTGCTGCCGATTTTCGTCAGTTGCTTGCCGGGAAATTCTTCGGAAAATTACCATCGGCTAATCGTCAAAACCTCGAACGCGGCGCAATTCGTCAATCTCACTAATTTCAATCGCGGCTATCATCGCGGCATCGTGTTGAAGAATCGCAACAGCGAGCCGATTTTGTTCGACTATTTCGAGCCCCAGCTCAATTCGTGGAACAGCATCATCATTGGCCCGACCGGCACCGGCAAGAGTTATTTGATGCAGGCGCTGCTGCTGCAAATGCTCGAGCAGGGCGTCAAA
It encodes:
- a CDS encoding sigma-54 dependent transcriptional regulator, which translates into the protein MPHTLEEVVETTSSSGSQNFSGMPGLASENRPLSGPAPAGEKKSSASSVESGQVTNAAKPKRRVLLIDDDPNMHDLCRHYIEKAGYEFLAAFNGAQGLEMVRRGTADLVLLDFMMPEQDGYSVFKDFMTRDEYRHVRHVPVVMLTAYNDQERKRAMIEMGLKMYLVKPFGGQELIKVIENVCATTQADQRLREQVEMANEEALLLRSLLRDTYTFDNIVGTNPQMKEIFEKVMKVARTEANILIYGESGTGKELIARSIHAHSGRSKGPFVPVDCVALPGNLLESELFGYERGAFTGAVNSKRGLLELANDGTFFLDEISELNLDLQAKLLRVLQERQFRRIGGKDLISVNIRVISATNRDPGVAVKEKILRHDLYYRLNVIPIHLPPLRERRDDIPLLAQFFLRKFAGESEKPTMRFSEEAMKRLVRHAWPGNVRELQNVVERMVSLASGRVMGVEDLPDYLREEPEPAANGMIIPTDLTLREARQHWMEAFEKKYLIELINKYNGNISRVARKAGVHRMTIYRMLKQYNITLRTAIEKT
- a CDS encoding DUF6516 family protein yields the protein MLDIVNALRHSPAVNQVQVIDLIDEAIVKYLKYRADLLDGSTLHINESAVAGSNKYSCHWQDAQNHLIIRWDNVPHHRQLSPLPHHRHEGGTVHGSPHVSIEEVSTEI
- a CDS encoding type IV secretory system conjugative DNA transfer family protein, yielding MKKFIEFIFSLAAIPFLIPWYISEKIFEYLVQPLVFRKYRIEIGKRKRIISRLLAAALPVLLLVYLAKISYAFYLSKGTFSVAAQHGVDLLITIYNDFARLLLKLLTPLNTVLIFRQGGEVSWPVLIFSFYVLLLPLLFVSNIGFRWFTTTRSLRQAVKLRNQAIRDVNIVRFAEIAKDDEIFFGIDINRNGAPFFAKTKWLQGHVQVIGSPGSGKTESIIQPLWFQSVRRNVPTIVLDGKASGQNIDKLYTIASSLAQGHEIIYFNPADPDRSATYNPLRRGTAAEIKNRILAGLCVTQISAATRERLDYYLNLALRAIKETGTVLTLHELAQYFLSKTHVHGQLHNINDRYVHDGLSDWLKNYPAFQTETALFAELLREIDQSEYAWLLDTNEPELDILEVYKQRRDCYFTLPIGPGDTAMNFLGQLILGDILATFHHLGMQGNGANIKTGEGLLVIDELVKFINPQFIELLRASRNIGVSVCYTDQSLAELENPNLQLSRTFVEQLADHTNVMFCFHLGSSESIDAILNRIGPERKIEEAGTPPDKAGKKGGTKTTKEIVIDPKFLRHLEVGRCIAFVRQPRVLGILKTGYFKFDKLLPYARRELENKPARS
- a CDS encoding ATP-binding protein, translating into MSYTKLTERTAYQDRPALAKALPYLDLLDDFVIKKNGNFVAGFEILPLDNMGMSADDYLALSTRLENVLNQVSEGVNLQFLYEFEYYPYKNDFVYTDDHVLDFFKFRRHQYYSFYKYLTCRMHLFVDFDAGHSLRMPYNILMNATTVTQRLRQEHEKLVIEKNNDLKTLKANFENTGVGLRRLKNAELAEVLHKSINLTAEAFNGQLTGKAINNELASKDYQVEKGYLKIGHQYVACLSLSLLPEVTRPHSSFNGIPLPYIFPLLHNLPFPHRVVLSTQNMNMDQETARLSRQLNFTRFIMGFSRNREGRKSEVKYRQLNELLDEIYHQHKKLASLSLNVIIYDTDIERLNQKINHANLAFSAIDKSQAVLETLDVLPIFVSCLPGNSSENYHRLIVKTSNAAQFVNLTNFNRGYHRGIVLKNRNSEPILFDYFEPQLNSWNSIIIGPTGTGKSYLMQALLLQMLEQGVKVFGLDVGGVGDTGGSYKKMITLLKGRYVELNIDAPIPLNPFALIGQNFDTKKQLFLRAFIEKLILEREQTAISKVEQGFISKALEKYVVEYRGKRNLKTFVDFFEQLTDPEGYVDVKLLARKMYMYTHGEYSRFLCADEMIDIREDLVCFDLKGLESHPDLQGIIAIIITGLLWELMERHIAEHKVIFADELWKVLGDNTTIGHLVVELFRTARKMGAGIFAISQSIDDIEKISFSTPIKDNALNHFILAHKPKQMDSLSRAFGYGERELSLISSLQRGEFFLDRDGRITVLKADMSIFDHYLFTTNRQENNLLEAKLDKSNRDLLKAITEIAKEKEKEHELSPYLL